A genomic stretch from Barnesiella intestinihominis YIT 11860 includes:
- a CDS encoding ferritin produces the protein MISQKLQEAINVQIAAEMWSSNLYLSMSFYFKKLGYDGFANWMRKQSQEELEHAYDLADYVSKRGGVAKVDKIDVVPQEWESVLDAFENVYKHECHVSSLIDELVNVASSEKDKASQDFLWGYVREQVEEEATALGIVEKLKRCKDEASILYMDEKLGER, from the coding sequence ATGATTTCACAGAAATTACAAGAAGCCATTAACGTTCAGATTGCGGCTGAAATGTGGTCGTCGAATCTTTATTTATCGATGTCGTTTTATTTCAAAAAATTGGGATATGACGGATTTGCCAATTGGATGAGAAAACAGTCTCAGGAAGAGTTGGAGCATGCTTACGACTTGGCCGATTATGTATCGAAGCGCGGCGGTGTAGCCAAAGTAGATAAGATAGATGTCGTTCCTCAGGAATGGGAGAGTGTGCTCGATGCTTTTGAAAATGTTTATAAACACGAGTGCCATGTATCTTCTCTTATCGACGAGTTGGTAAATGTCGCTTCTTCCGAAAAGGATAAGGCTTCGCAAGATTTTCTCTGGGGCTATGTGCGCGAGCAGGTAGAAGAAGAGGCCACGGCTTTGGGCATTGTCGAGAAGTTGAAACGTTGTAAAGACGAAGCCAGTATTTTGTATATGGACGAGAAACTGGGTGAGAGGTAA
- a CDS encoding GGGtGRT protein, translated as MIREVKFESQDRRIKQILAALNANGIKDIEEANAICESYGLDPYKTCEETQPICFENAKWAYVVGAAIALKKGCKNAADAAEAIGIGLQSFCIPGSVADDRKVGLGHGNLAARLLREETKCFAFLAGHESFAAAEGAIKIAAKADKVRKEPLRCILNGLGKDAAQIISRINGFTYVQTQFDYYTGELKVVREIAYSKGERAKVKCYGADDVREGVAIMWHEGVDVSITGNSTNPTRFQHPVAGTYKKECVEKGKKYFSVASGGGTGRTLHPDNMAAGPASYGMTDTMGRMHSDAQFAGSSSVPAHVEMMGFLGIGNNPMVGCTVACAVDVAQALSK; from the coding sequence ATGATTAGAGAAGTGAAATTTGAAAGTCAAGACCGTCGTATCAAGCAAATTCTTGCCGCTTTGAACGCTAACGGTATTAAAGATATTGAAGAGGCTAACGCTATCTGCGAATCTTATGGACTCGATCCTTATAAAACTTGTGAAGAGACACAACCTATTTGTTTCGAGAATGCAAAATGGGCTTACGTGGTAGGTGCTGCTATCGCTTTGAAGAAAGGTTGTAAGAATGCTGCTGATGCAGCCGAAGCTATCGGTATCGGTTTGCAGTCGTTCTGTATTCCCGGTTCGGTAGCCGATGACCGCAAAGTGGGTCTCGGACATGGAAATTTGGCCGCTCGTTTGCTTCGCGAAGAGACGAAATGTTTTGCATTCCTTGCCGGCCACGAGTCGTTCGCCGCAGCCGAGGGCGCTATCAAAATTGCCGCTAAGGCCGATAAAGTGCGCAAGGAACCTTTGCGTTGTATTTTGAACGGTCTGGGTAAAGATGCTGCTCAAATCATTTCGCGTATCAATGGATTTACCTACGTTCAAACACAATTCGACTATTATACGGGCGAGTTGAAGGTAGTTCGTGAAATAGCTTATTCCAAAGGTGAACGTGCCAAAGTAAAATGTTATGGAGCCGATGATGTGCGCGAAGGCGTGGCTATCATGTGGCACGAAGGTGTAGACGTATCTATCACGGGTAACTCTACGAACCCTACCCGTTTCCAACACCCCGTAGCCGGTACTTACAAGAAAGAGTGCGTAGAGAAGGGTAAGAAATATTTCTCGGTAGCTTCCGGTGGCGGTACGGGTCGTACTTTGCACCCCGACAACATGGCTGCCGGTCCTGCTTCTTACGGTATGACCGATACAATGGGTCGTATGCACAGCGATGCTCAGTTTGCCGGGTCTTCGTCAGTTCCTGCTCACGTAGAAATGATGGGATTCCTCGGTATCGGTAATAACCCTATGGTGGGTTGCACCGTGGCTTGTGCTGTCGATGTAGCTCAGGCTTTGAGTAAGTAA
- a CDS encoding iron-sulfur cluster assembly scaffold protein, translated as MVYSHEVEHMCVVKKGPNHGPAPIPEEGKWVKAKEVIDISGLTHGIGWCAPQQGACKLTLNVKNGVIQEALVETIGCSGMTHSAAMASEILPGKTILEALNTDLVCDAINTAMRELFLQIVYGRTQSAFSEGGLMIGAGLEDLGKGLRSQVGTLYGTLAKGPRYLEMAEGYIKTLALDENDEICGYEFVHMGKFMDEIKKGTDANEALKKVTGTYGRFTKEAGAVKYIDPRHE; from the coding sequence ATGGTTTATTCACACGAAGTAGAACACATGTGTGTTGTAAAGAAAGGTCCTAATCACGGACCGGCTCCTATCCCCGAAGAGGGAAAATGGGTGAAGGCAAAAGAAGTGATTGATATTTCGGGCTTGACTCATGGTATCGGTTGGTGTGCTCCTCAACAGGGTGCATGTAAACTGACGTTGAATGTAAAGAACGGTGTTATTCAAGAGGCATTGGTAGAGACTATCGGTTGTTCGGGTATGACCCACTCGGCCGCTATGGCATCGGAAATCCTTCCGGGTAAAACTATTTTGGAAGCTCTGAATACCGACCTCGTTTGTGATGCCATCAATACGGCTATGCGCGAGTTATTCCTGCAAATCGTTTACGGGCGTACTCAATCGGCTTTCTCGGAAGGCGGTTTGATGATCGGTGCAGGTCTCGAAGACCTCGGTAAAGGATTGCGCAGCCAAGTAGGTACGTTGTACGGTACATTGGCCAAAGGTCCTCGTTATCTTGAAATGGCAGAGGGTTATATAAAAACTCTTGCTCTTGATGAAAACGATGAAATCTGCGGATATGAATTTGTTCACATGGGTAAATTCATGGACGAAATCAAGAAAGGAACCGATGCCAACGAGGCATTGAAGAAGGTAACCGGAACTTACGGACGTTTCACCAAAGAGGCCGGTGCAGTGAAATATATAGATCCCCGTCACGAATAA